One Blastopirellula marina genomic region harbors:
- the lptE gene encoding LPS assembly lipoprotein LptE, with amino-acid sequence MRHCLTPTRFLLLAAVLMLTAGQFGCVHYQIGNRSLYRPDIRTVHVPIFTSLTFRRDLGERITEAVIKEIESTTPYKVVDAQSADSVLQGSLVTENKLVQGQNTLDDPRILQENFQIQYQWIDQRGQLVRQPGTLALAPVLMSETITATGVLYPEPGQSMVTAQQEAIDQFAREVVRHMQTPW; translated from the coding sequence ATGCGTCACTGCCTGACACCAACCCGATTTCTTCTTCTAGCCGCTGTGCTAATGCTAACGGCCGGGCAATTCGGTTGTGTGCATTATCAGATCGGGAATCGGAGTCTGTATCGCCCTGACATTCGCACAGTGCATGTCCCGATCTTCACGTCACTCACCTTTCGACGTGACCTGGGCGAACGCATCACGGAAGCAGTCATCAAAGAAATTGAATCTACGACGCCGTACAAAGTCGTCGATGCCCAGTCGGCCGACAGCGTGCTGCAAGGCAGCCTGGTTACCGAGAACAAGCTCGTGCAGGGGCAAAACACCCTGGATGATCCTCGCATTCTGCAAGAGAACTTTCAGATTCAATACCAGTGGATTGACCAGCGTGGGCAACTGGTTCGTCAGCCGGGGACGCTCGCGTTGGCTCCGGTCTTGATGAGCGAAACGATCACCGCCACCGGCGTTCTCTACCCGGAACCTGGACAATCGATGGTGACGGCACAACAAGAAGCGATCGACCAATTCGCAAGAGAAGTGGTTCGTCATATGCAGACCCCCTGGTAG